One Fusobacterium ulcerans DNA segment encodes these proteins:
- a CDS encoding peptide MFS transporter, translated as MLLDFINNLKRKYPSSFWLMCFTITWERFSYHGISTLLVLYFTTSVIKGGIGLSPKEATSLYGFYVGILHLTPLIGGWLSDRYLGQQKSIILGGAFISLGNFLLFTSSNIYQLYFGLLSIIIGNGFFKANGTNLVGNIYSHKSTLEREVAYSLFYMFINLGSFLAPFTAGLVADKFFAVRTITGEITHFGYKPMFLICSIIGIIWTVSFLCLAPKYLKDTGKSPCYTCKTEKKSIFSFDFTENEKKRIKAMGIISIFVILFWTSFYQSFSSITLYARDHVDRNLLGFIIPVPWFAALNAILGILFSPILAMLWSQLRKRNITIPVKISIGIFSMGIAFAFMTISVLTSGGMKANIIFIILAYVFNTLSELCVAPIGIAMFNCLSPKRYSTFFMGLWYMTMFFASIISGKVAGFTQDMGFLTIFLSLAVILFTMGSILYFSRKHLDNLMVVEDDCDCRII; from the coding sequence ATGTTGTTGGATTTTATAAATAATCTCAAAAGAAAATATCCCAGTTCCTTTTGGCTTATGTGTTTCACTATTACTTGGGAAAGGTTTTCATATCATGGAATATCCACATTGCTTGTTCTCTACTTTACCACGTCTGTTATTAAAGGCGGCATTGGCCTTTCACCAAAAGAAGCCACTTCACTTTATGGGTTCTATGTAGGAATATTACATCTTACTCCATTGATTGGTGGATGGTTGTCAGATAGGTATCTAGGACAGCAAAAATCTATAATTTTAGGTGGAGCTTTTATATCTCTTGGAAATTTTCTTTTATTTACAAGTTCTAATATTTATCAACTATATTTTGGACTTCTTTCCATCATTATTGGAAATGGATTCTTCAAAGCTAATGGAACTAATCTTGTAGGAAATATTTATTCACATAAAAGTACTCTTGAAAGAGAAGTTGCTTACAGTCTTTTTTATATGTTTATAAATCTAGGTTCTTTCCTTGCTCCTTTTACAGCTGGTCTAGTAGCTGATAAATTCTTTGCTGTAAGAACTATCACTGGAGAAATTACACATTTTGGGTATAAACCTATGTTTCTTATTTGCAGTATTATTGGTATCATTTGGACTGTTTCTTTTTTATGTCTTGCTCCTAAATATCTGAAAGATACTGGAAAATCACCATGTTACACATGCAAAACTGAAAAAAAATCAATTTTCTCTTTTGACTTTACTGAAAATGAAAAGAAAAGAATAAAAGCCATGGGGATAATATCAATATTTGTTATTCTGTTCTGGACATCTTTTTATCAATCATTTAGCTCTATAACTTTGTATGCAAGAGATCATGTTGATAGAAATTTACTTGGATTTATCATTCCTGTTCCTTGGTTTGCTGCTTTAAATGCTATACTTGGAATACTTTTTTCTCCAATACTGGCAATGTTATGGAGCCAGCTTAGAAAAAGAAATATAACTATTCCTGTAAAAATTTCTATCGGTATATTTTCAATGGGAATAGCTTTTGCCTTTATGACTATTTCAGTTCTTACTTCTGGAGGAATGAAAGCAAATATAATTTTCATTATTCTTGCATATGTATTTAATACTCTGTCTGAACTTTGTGTAGCTCCTATTGGTATTGCCATGTTTAACTGCCTCTCTCCTAAAAGATATTCTACATTTTTTATGGGATTATGGTACATGACTATGTTCTTTGCAAGTATTATTTCTGGAAAAGTTGCTGGTTTTACACAAGATATGGGATTTCTTACTATCTTTCTTTCTCTCGCTGTAATACTTTTTACAATGGGAAGCATTTTATATTTTTCCAGAAAACATCTTGATAATCTTATGGTTGTAGAAGATGACTGTGATTGCAGGATAATATAA
- a CDS encoding PhzF family phenazine biosynthesis protein yields MERKLLVYDSFTTEVFKGNPAGVLIGADGLKDEEMQNIARELGYPETVFLFLNDPEKIKVRFFTPKEEIDLCGHATIAYGTALVECGIIKAAEGENKIDIETNLGILPIVIKIKNNRIENVMMYQASPKIDKNFTVNKTELAEALNISSDSFEESIEIVKAYTGVWDLMIPLKRKEILNEIVGNMEKIRKISEELDIISLHPFYMEKTENETRLYARNFAPIVDIDEEAATGTSNGALIYYLYTIEKIEAGKTVVVTQGEKLGRKSEIMGKIQIKDEKLDVLIGGTAVKFVEGKIEI; encoded by the coding sequence ATGGAAAGAAAATTATTGGTATATGATTCATTTACAACAGAAGTTTTTAAAGGAAATCCTGCTGGAGTCTTAATAGGGGCAGATGGATTAAAAGATGAAGAAATGCAGAATATAGCTAGAGAACTTGGGTATCCTGAAACTGTGTTCTTGTTTTTGAATGACCCTGAAAAAATAAAGGTAAGATTTTTTACTCCAAAAGAAGAGATAGATTTATGTGGACATGCAACTATAGCTTATGGAACAGCCTTGGTAGAATGTGGAATAATAAAAGCTGCTGAGGGAGAAAATAAAATAGATATAGAAACTAATTTAGGGATTCTTCCTATAGTTATAAAAATAAAAAACAACAGAATAGAGAATGTAATGATGTATCAAGCTTCGCCTAAAATAGATAAAAACTTTACTGTAAATAAAACTGAACTAGCAGAAGCATTAAATATCTCTTCTGATAGTTTTGAAGAGAGTATAGAAATAGTAAAGGCGTATACAGGTGTTTGGGATTTGATGATACCTTTGAAAAGAAAAGAAATATTAAATGAAATAGTAGGAAATATGGAGAAAATTAGAAAAATCAGTGAGGAGTTAGATATAATATCTCTTCATCCGTTTTATATGGAAAAAACTGAAAATGAAACAAGGCTTTATGCTAGAAATTTTGCTCCAATAGTTGATATAGATGAAGAAGCAGCAACAGGAACATCTAATGGAGCATTGATATATTATCTATATACAATAGAAAAGATAGAAGCTGGAAAAACTGTTGTAGTTACTCAAGGAGAAAAATTAGGTAGAAAAAGTGAAATTATGGGAAAAATTCAAATTAAAGATGAAAAATTAGATGTACTTATTGGAGGAACAGCAGTAAAATTTGTAGAGGGAAAAATAGAAATATAA
- a CDS encoding dipeptidase → MKIFDGHADIWFDVSAKRKNGEEHIVRDHHLDRFKDGNIMGGIFIAYLDENVADEEKEMMWMVNSTIHEIKKNEDLYNIIKKSGDFNKGIVSGKLNVLMGIEGLRAIKKNLDWLDTFYQLGFRHASLTWNEENDLGTGAKGDENRGITEIGKAAIRKMNELGMVVDVSHANEKTFWGIYETSTKPIIASHSNARSLCDHVRNLTDEQIKAIAETGGLVGAVAYKGFVDLDKEKQTIERYVDHIDHMVSLVGVKHVGIGFDFCEYLHVDRTGKDMNPKGLEDASYAQNVIEELRKREYSEEDIRKIAYENFMRVIEMTFEK, encoded by the coding sequence ATGAAAATATTTGATGGACATGCAGATATCTGGTTTGATGTTTCTGCAAAAAGAAAAAATGGAGAAGAACATATTGTAAGAGATCATCATCTTGACAGATTTAAAGATGGAAATATTATGGGTGGTATATTTATAGCTTATCTTGATGAAAATGTAGCAGATGAAGAAAAAGAAATGATGTGGATGGTAAATTCAACTATTCATGAAATTAAAAAGAATGAGGATTTATATAATATAATAAAAAAATCAGGAGATTTTAACAAAGGGATAGTAAGTGGAAAGTTAAATGTTCTTATGGGGATAGAAGGGCTTAGAGCAATAAAGAAAAATCTGGACTGGCTGGATACTTTCTATCAGTTGGGCTTTAGACATGCATCACTTACTTGGAATGAGGAAAATGATCTTGGAACAGGAGCAAAGGGGGATGAAAATAGAGGCATAACAGAAATAGGAAAAGCAGCCATAAGAAAGATGAATGAATTAGGCATGGTAGTAGATGTATCTCATGCCAATGAAAAAACTTTCTGGGGAATTTATGAGACAAGTACAAAACCTATAATTGCTTCTCATTCAAATGCCAGAAGTCTTTGTGATCATGTAAGAAATTTAACTGATGAACAGATTAAAGCAATAGCAGAAACTGGAGGGTTAGTAGGAGCAGTTGCTTATAAAGGATTTGTAGATTTAGACAAAGAAAAACAAACAATAGAAAGATATGTTGATCATATAGACCACATGGTATCCCTAGTGGGAGTTAAACATGTGGGAATAGGTTTTGATTTCTGTGAATATCTTCATGTTGACAGAACAGGAAAAGATATGAATCCAAAAGGATTAGAAGATGCTTCCTATGCACAAAATGTCATAGAGGAATTAAGAAAAAGAGAGTATTCAGAAGAGGATATAAGAAAAATAGCGTATGAAAACTTTATGAGAGTAATAGAAATGACTTTTGAAAAATAA
- a CDS encoding zinc-ribbon domain-containing protein, producing MSFFKNFGVKNADYKLGEIIFECTGCTSKKVNLHRLQNIFVLFSFPIYKYKVDHVIHCQKCNSVYEIKADSTIKVYRKKAATYNDIESILIERGICPYCDTPYRQTPSCCPNCGKEL from the coding sequence ATGAGTTTTTTTAAAAATTTTGGAGTCAAAAATGCTGACTACAAATTAGGGGAAATAATATTTGAATGTACAGGGTGTACCAGTAAAAAAGTCAACCTTCACAGACTTCAAAATATCTTTGTCCTTTTTTCTTTTCCTATTTACAAATATAAAGTAGATCACGTGATACATTGCCAAAAATGTAATAGTGTTTACGAAATAAAAGCTGATTCTACAATAAAAGTTTATAGAAAAAAAGCTGCTACTTACAATGATATTGAATCTATTTTAATAGAAAGGGGAATATGTCCATATTGTGACACACCTTACAGGCAGACCCCTTCTTGCTGCCCAAACTGCGGCAAAGAACTTTAA
- a CDS encoding LysE family translocator, with product MDLTFFKGMITGLILSLPFGPVGIYCMEKTLVEGQKEGYVSSLGMVTVDVIYGLTALLFINKIDDFIIKYECFLEIGISIFLLVVGLKKMSRKMKVKKIELDPVGIIQNYFTTFAVALANVSSIFTIMVIFTTLRIFESEGHAVPFQVACGIFLGGAAEWFFTTFLLSHWRRTITEENLIKISRISGGLIFIFGIITLFHSFNKIFF from the coding sequence TTGGATTTAACATTTTTCAAAGGAATGATTACTGGGCTTATCTTATCACTTCCTTTTGGTCCTGTAGGGATTTATTGTATGGAAAAAACTTTAGTAGAAGGCCAAAAAGAAGGCTATGTTTCTTCTCTTGGAATGGTCACTGTAGATGTTATCTATGGATTGACAGCTCTTCTTTTTATCAATAAAATAGATGATTTCATTATAAAATATGAGTGTTTTCTTGAAATTGGTATAAGTATTTTCCTACTTGTTGTTGGTTTGAAAAAAATGAGCAGAAAAATGAAAGTAAAAAAAATAGAGCTTGATCCTGTTGGAATTATCCAAAATTATTTCACTACATTTGCTGTGGCTTTGGCAAATGTTTCAAGTATCTTCACTATAATGGTTATCTTTACTACTTTGAGGATATTTGAATCTGAAGGACATGCTGTTCCTTTTCAAGTAGCTTGCGGTATATTTTTAGGAGGAGCTGCTGAATGGTTTTTTACTACTTTTCTCCTTTCTCACTGGAGAAGAACTATTACTGAAGAAAATCTGATTAAGATATCAAGAATATCAGGTGGTCTTATATTTATATTTGGAATAATTACTTTATTCCATTCTTTTAACAAAATTTTCTTTTAA
- the mnmA gene encoding tRNA 2-thiouridine(34) synthase MnmA — protein sequence MVFMNTINNEFSKYLQYDENNKSTTIAVAMSGGVDSSTVAYLLKKQGYNVFGVTMKTCKPEDSDAKKVCDDLGIPYYLLDVTKEFKEKVMDYFVDEYLKGKTPNPCMVCNKYIKLGLLIDFARSKGADFMATGHYTQMKDGVLSMGDDAGKDQVYFLSQMKKDNLKYLKFPIGNLEKPKVRELAQLLGVRVYAKKDSQEICFVEDGKLKEFLMEMSNGKAGKPGNIIDVNGKVLGKHKGLSFYTIGQRKGLGIALESPLYVIELDSKRNCVIVGPNEMLFKNSLIAESVNLISVDNIEDLNGIECWAKTRSRDQLHKCKLEVLSSGNIKVNFIENQVRAVTPGQGVVFYDEDHKVLGSGFII from the coding sequence GTGGTTTTTATGAATACAATAAACAATGAGTTTTCAAAATACCTTCAATATGATGAAAACAACAAAAGTACAACAATAGCAGTAGCTATGAGTGGAGGAGTTGACAGTTCTACTGTTGCTTATCTATTAAAAAAACAAGGTTATAATGTCTTTGGAGTTACAATGAAAACTTGTAAACCTGAAGATTCTGATGCTAAAAAAGTATGTGATGATTTAGGAATTCCATACTATCTTTTAGATGTAACTAAGGAATTTAAAGAAAAGGTAATGGACTATTTTGTAGATGAATATCTTAAAGGTAAAACTCCAAATCCTTGTATGGTATGTAACAAATATATAAAATTAGGATTGCTTATAGATTTTGCTCGTTCAAAAGGTGCTGATTTTATGGCTACTGGTCATTATACTCAAATGAAGGATGGAGTTCTGTCTATGGGTGATGATGCTGGTAAAGATCAAGTATATTTCCTTTCTCAAATGAAAAAAGATAATCTAAAATATCTAAAATTTCCTATTGGAAATCTTGAAAAACCAAAAGTTAGAGAATTGGCTCAGCTTTTAGGAGTGAGAGTTTATGCAAAAAAAGATTCTCAGGAAATATGTTTTGTTGAAGATGGCAAACTTAAAGAATTCCTTATGGAAATGAGTAATGGAAAAGCTGGAAAACCTGGAAATATAATTGATGTAAATGGAAAAGTGCTTGGAAAACATAAAGGTCTTTCGTTTTATACAATTGGACAGAGAAAAGGATTGGGAATAGCTCTGGAAAGTCCTCTTTACGTCATTGAATTAGACAGTAAAAGAAATTGTGTAATAGTAGGTCCAAATGAAATGCTTTTCAAAAACAGCCTTATTGCTGAAAGTGTTAATTTAATATCTGTTGATAATATAGAAGATTTAAATGGAATAGAGTGTTGGGCAAAAACACGTTCAAGAGATCAGCTTCACAAATGTAAACTTGAAGTACTTTCTAGTGGAAATATTAAAGTTAATTTTATAGAAAATCAGGTTAGAGCTGTAACTCCTGGACAGGGAGTGGTTTTTTATGATGAAGATCACAAAGTCCTTGGAAGCGGATTTATAATATAA